One Vallitalea pronyensis genomic region harbors:
- a CDS encoding HAD family hydrolase, translating to MKFLGIKAICFDYYNTLVNIGQPFTDIRNWFERFLKSKNDQISVEQFNMCFTKQRAKYICHSDFMTGSSILEESYRRTCEKYNVEHSLHAFNTFVYHLFRSPQAYEDARHTIEQLKDKYMVALITNADNDVLYESMDSQGFAFDYVISSEDARCNKPGKAIFDKALQDMHMQNNELLMVGDSLQEDILGAKQQGINAIWVNRDHDVNAYNVTMVDSLNQMLQFL from the coding sequence ATGAAGTTCTTAGGGATAAAAGCTATTTGTTTTGATTATTATAATACCCTGGTCAATATTGGTCAACCGTTTACTGATATTCGAAATTGGTTTGAGAGATTTCTAAAAAGTAAGAATGACCAAATATCAGTTGAACAATTTAACATGTGCTTTACGAAACAACGAGCGAAATATATTTGTCATTCAGATTTTATGACAGGTAGTAGCATACTAGAAGAAAGCTATCGTAGAACTTGTGAAAAATACAATGTAGAACATTCCTTGCATGCATTTAATACATTTGTTTATCATTTGTTTCGATCACCTCAAGCATATGAGGACGCAAGACATACCATAGAACAATTAAAAGATAAATACATGGTGGCGCTAATTACCAATGCTGATAATGATGTATTGTATGAATCCATGGATAGTCAGGGTTTTGCGTTTGATTATGTGATATCTTCTGAAGATGCAAGGTGTAACAAACCTGGAAAGGCTATTTTTGATAAGGCTCTTCAGGACATGCATATGCAGAACAATGAACTATTAATGGTGGGGGATTCTTTACAAGAAGATATATTAGGTGCTAAACAACAAGGAATCAATGCCATATGGGTAAACAGAGATCATGACGTGAATGCGTATAATGTGACAATGGTGGATTCGCTGAATCAGATGTTACAATTTTTATAA